One genomic window of Desulfovibrio sp. TomC includes the following:
- a CDS encoding AAA family ATPase, giving the protein MMPHSQSEIFRLIEMSDQLDDEARLGIFEFLAESFSLIPLVGGFPSPGQSSREFKRPTEAIWQQWCEQKRQFNRADFSPERAGVACGPASGVLVLDVDDMGKFRDWLTANVGEELPATLKVKTGGTGERYHFYFLYPSDGQRYPNRSVKEVFDIRGIGGQVLCPGSLHPETGKPYVIVESPENLASAPDWLRNYSLHKTIKPLAPVSIPDSHDYPQDSPMTPNTPLAAPVPTTTTAQSTPTTPLSDNFIAGLPVSENIKTQIVTPIPKGQRSEVSMKVLVALFGSHLSEGVVRQIFASYPIGEKSRENGAAWFDREITKAKDHIAANFDPALVSSASQPPSEPSTPKRQYKTFNALDVVKSNVNFEYLIDNFWPKGEPLLITGHGGAGKSILTLQIAMDLILPPPTGFLNIFKVNQGEHRVLFVQSENSLIGMKKRIDFVRNVYQFPDALLQDRMFFLGVNNDVRTSGDIKDPHFQKAIKESVDLNKIDILVIDPLISFHSEDENSNDQMRRLLDRVSLLTEEIGVTPLLIHHHGKFSTDSGAGGGRGASAIGDWSPNTWELSFKKKEDKYVLKHNKARNFAIQTELMLELMSLRFRAVGSKKVADEVHYVVTALKNLGGKASSKEELKKEVMAVYANMNPGGVKAHGSAAKYIDKAVKEGVIKETPVPNSRSKAYTF; this is encoded by the coding sequence ATGATGCCGCACAGCCAGAGTGAAATCTTCCGCTTGATCGAGATGTCGGACCAGCTTGATGACGAGGCTCGCCTGGGTATCTTCGAATTTCTGGCAGAGTCTTTCTCCCTGATCCCGTTGGTCGGTGGTTTCCCTTCTCCTGGGCAGTCCTCCCGTGAATTCAAGCGCCCAACGGAGGCCATCTGGCAGCAGTGGTGCGAACAGAAGCGCCAGTTCAACCGTGCCGACTTCTCTCCTGAGCGTGCTGGCGTCGCCTGCGGTCCCGCCAGCGGTGTTCTGGTCCTCGATGTCGATGACATGGGGAAGTTCCGGGATTGGCTGACTGCCAATGTCGGGGAGGAGCTACCCGCCACTTTGAAGGTCAAGACCGGCGGCACTGGTGAACGGTACCACTTCTATTTCCTCTATCCGAGCGACGGCCAGCGATATCCCAACCGATCCGTCAAAGAAGTCTTCGACATCCGTGGTATCGGCGGCCAAGTCCTTTGCCCTGGATCGCTCCATCCCGAAACGGGGAAGCCCTACGTCATCGTCGAAAGTCCCGAAAATCTGGCCTCGGCACCGGACTGGCTGCGGAACTATTCCCTTCATAAGACGATAAAGCCACTGGCCCCTGTTTCCATTCCCGATTCACACGATTATCCCCAGGATTCCCCTATGACGCCGAATACTCCTCTGGCCGCGCCGGTGCCAACGACAACTACCGCGCAGAGCACACCGACGACTCCCCTTTCTGACAACTTCATCGCTGGTCTCCCTGTTTCCGAAAACATCAAGACGCAGATCGTCACCCCGATTCCCAAAGGGCAGCGGTCAGAAGTGTCCATGAAGGTCCTCGTGGCCCTGTTTGGTTCACATTTATCTGAAGGGGTGGTCAGGCAAATCTTTGCGAGTTACCCCATTGGAGAAAAATCGAGAGAAAATGGGGCAGCATGGTTTGACCGAGAAATAACGAAGGCAAAAGATCATATTGCAGCAAATTTTGACCCAGCGCTGGTGTCTTCTGCTTCTCAACCTCCATCGGAACCTTCAACTCCAAAGCGTCAGTACAAGACATTCAATGCGTTGGATGTTGTCAAATCAAATGTAAATTTTGAGTACCTTATAGATAACTTTTGGCCAAAAGGTGAGCCATTATTGATCACCGGACACGGTGGTGCCGGCAAGTCGATCCTCACCTTGCAAATTGCGATGGACCTTATCTTGCCCCCGCCCACTGGATTCTTGAATATCTTTAAGGTGAACCAAGGAGAGCATAGAGTTCTCTTTGTCCAGTCAGAAAACTCTTTGATTGGAATGAAGAAAAGGATCGACTTTGTTAGGAATGTCTACCAATTCCCGGATGCTCTTCTTCAAGACAGAATGTTTTTCCTTGGTGTCAACAATGATGTTCGGACGAGTGGCGATATAAAAGACCCTCATTTTCAGAAAGCCATAAAAGAATCTGTTGACTTAAACAAAATAGACATCCTAGTTATTGATCCATTGATAAGCTTCCATAGTGAGGATGAAAATTCAAACGATCAGATGCGGAGGCTTCTTGACAGGGTATCTCTTCTTACTGAAGAGATTGGTGTTACACCACTTTTGATTCATCATCATGGGAAGTTTTCTACCGATAGTGGTGCCGGTGGCGGACGAGGAGCCAGTGCTATTGGTGATTGGTCTCCGAATACTTGGGAGCTAAGTTTTAAAAAGAAAGAAGATAAATATGTTTTGAAACATAACAAGGCACGCAATTTTGCGATTCAGACTGAATTGATGCTGGAGCTAATGAGCCTCCGTTTCAGAGCAGTAGGAAGCAAAAAAGTAGCAGATGAAGTCCATTATGTCGTGACTGCTCTTAAAAATCTTGGTGGGAAAGCAAGTTCTAAGGAAGAGTTGAAAAAGGAAGTGATGGCAGTTTATGCAAATATGAATCCTGGTGGAGTTAAAGCACATGGATCTGCTGCAAAATACATTGACAAAGCAGTGAAAGAGGGAGTCATCAAGGAAACCCCAGTGCCTAACTCCAGAAGTAAGGCCTATACCTTTTGA
- a CDS encoding tyrosine-type recombinase/integrase, which yields MKVDPIIDLKNIKSIKKLLSDNPRDRLLFIMGINSGLRVQDILALKIGDVKICKIGDRIAVKEKKTGKDNVFIMNKEILNALQDYLRTIDLIEDHFLFKSRKGRNYPITTYAVTQMVQRWADEINLVGNFGAHSLRKTWCYHQRKTFGVSWEVLAKRLNHSSPSITRRYLGVQEEEVEEILLNTI from the coding sequence ATGAAAGTTGACCCTATCATCGATTTGAAGAACATTAAAAGCATCAAGAAGCTTTTAAGCGACAACCCTCGGGATCGACTCCTATTCATCATGGGAATCAATTCTGGACTTCGAGTGCAAGACATTCTTGCGCTGAAGATCGGAGATGTCAAAATCTGCAAGATTGGCGACAGAATCGCCGTCAAGGAGAAGAAAACAGGTAAGGACAACGTGTTCATCATGAACAAGGAAATTCTTAATGCCCTTCAAGACTACTTGCGAACAATTGACCTCATCGAAGATCATTTCCTGTTTAAAAGCAGGAAAGGGAGGAACTACCCAATAACTACCTATGCCGTCACGCAGATGGTGCAACGATGGGCTGACGAAATTAACCTCGTCGGCAACTTCGGAGCCCACTCACTTCGAAAGACTTGGTGCTACCACCAACGAAAAACTTTCGGTGTAAGCTGGGAAGTTTTGGCAAAACGTTTAAACCATAGCAGCCCTTCAATAACAAGACGTTATCTTGGGGTGCAAGAGGAGGAAGTCGAGGAAATTCTGCTTAATACTATTTAG